The Rahnella aceris genome contains the following window.
ATATCGAAATCGATAACTACAGTCTTTTTGCCTTTTTGAGCTAAACCGGTAGCAATGGCCGCGCTTGAAGTGGTCTTGCCAACGCCCCCTTTACCCGATGTAACAACTATGATGCGTGCCATGAATGGATTCCTTGTCAAAAGGGCTTAGTTTAAAGGTTGTATGGTTAACACATTATTTAACAGGCTGAGGCGCGCTGCCTGACCGAGATAATCGGCCGGGATTTGATCACTCAACCAGTATTGCCCTGCGATAGAGACTAGTTCAGCGCCTAACTGCGTGCAAAAAATCTGACAATTTGCATCGCCTGCGGCGCCAGCCAGCGCTCTGCCTCGCATCATGCCGTAGATGTGGATATTGCCATCGGCAATCAGTTCCGCACCTGCGCTGACACTGTTGGTCACGATGAGGTCGCTGTTACGGGCATAAATTTGTTGGCCGGATCTGACCGGAGTACTGACAATGCGGGTTTTAGCCGGTGCATTGTCGGGCACGACAGGAACCGGTGGTTCTGCAGCGATACGCTGTGCGCGGCCTTCACTCAGCAGCGGTAAACCGGTGCGGGAAAGTGCGCGTTTTTGCGCCTCATCTTTGCAACCACTGATGCCAACAATGCGAAAGCCTGCAGAAGCGACAGCCTGTTGAATGTCTTTCCAGTTTGCTTCACCGGTCAGTGAGGCAACGTTGATAACAACAGGGGCATTTTTCAAAAAGGCTGGAGCTTGCTCCACTTTTTCCTGTAATGCCTGGTAAATAACCTCAGGTTGTGAACTATGTAAATGAACAACCGATAAGGTAAAACTGCTGCCTTTTAGTTCTATTGGCGATTGTGACATCTATCCTGACTCAGTCTCAGCAACTCTAAATCCCCGGAATACCACTCGGGGGGCGATATTCCGATGTACGATAAGCATGTTATAGTTACAGTTATATCTAGGCAAGCCACCGTTTCAATAAAATAGAGTTAAAAAAATGCTTTGTGTGATCTATAGAAGTACTAAACGCGACCAGACTTATCTGTATGTCGAAAAAAAAGACGATTTTTCCCGTGTGCCTGAAGAATTACTCAAAGGTTTTGGCGTGCCTCAGTTCTCAATGATGCTAAACCTGGCAAACCGTGAAAAACTTGCCACAGCAGATATTGCTAAAGTGCGTCAGTCGCTGGAAGAGCAGGGTTATTATCTGCAGGTTCCACCGCCGGTAGAAAGTTTATTGAATATTCATCTGAACGACGCCAGTAAATAACGCATTCCTGACATTTGTCTCGGCACTCCTCGAACTTTCAGACGGCATGACTTGCATTCATCTTGGTCGTGCTCAAAGCTTATAGCGATGAATCACTTGCAGAAGTCAAAAGGAAGAAATTGATGAAATTGTCGGCACTGG
Protein-coding sequences here:
- the minC gene encoding septum site-determining protein MinC, with amino-acid sequence MSQSPIELKGSSFTLSVVHLHSSQPEVIYQALQEKVEQAPAFLKNAPVVINVASLTGEANWKDIQQAVASAGFRIVGISGCKDEAQKRALSRTGLPLLSEGRAQRIAAEPPVPVVPDNAPAKTRIVSTPVRSGQQIYARNSDLIVTNSVSAGAELIADGNIHIYGMMRGRALAGAAGDANCQIFCTQLGAELVSIAGQYWLSDQIPADYLGQAARLSLLNNVLTIQPLN
- a CDS encoding YcgL domain-containing protein, producing the protein MLCVIYRSTKRDQTYLYVEKKDDFSRVPEELLKGFGVPQFSMMLNLANREKLATADIAKVRQSLEEQGYYLQVPPPVESLLNIHLNDASK